The sequence GGAGGGCTTTCTTTTCGCTTCGCGGGAGAGCTTAGTCCTTCGTCGCGTCTCTGAGGATCTTGCCGGCGAGCTCGAAGGCCGCCCACACGTTGATGAAGCCGTCGCCGACCTCGTCGGGACCGGCCACCTTCTCCGCGGTCCGGGTCATCGCGTAGCGCGCCAGGTCCATGGCGAGCTGCGTGCGCTGCTTCGCGTCGCCCGCCGGCAGGCCGTCCTTGAGCAGGACGAGGATGCCGCGCGTCAGCAGCAGGAACGCGCCGAACACGCCGGGGTTGCTCATCGACGTCCCGGACATCGCGGCGCCGGGGCCGCCGAGCTCGGGCACCGTCGCGCCCGAGGGCACGGCGGCGATCAGGTTGACGCCCACGCCCGACGCGTCCGGCTTCTGCGGGTAGTTCTTGTATTCCGGTTTCGTGGAGGTGATGCGGCTGCCGGGGCCGCGCGAGGAGAACGACGCCGTCTTCTTGTCCGCGTCGGAGGCCGCGATGGCCTTGATGCGCTTGACCTTGCCGATGACCTTGCCGTTGATGACGAGGTCGGTCTCATAGACCGCGATGGCCGGGCCGCCGACGGTGTTCTTGCGGCTGCCGGCGTTGCCCGCGGAGACGGAGTGGTGGATCCCGCTCTCCGCGCCCTTGATGAAGAGCTTCTCGATGGCGCCGTCCGGGTTCCCGGAGCCATCGCCCCACGAGTG comes from Elusimicrobiota bacterium and encodes:
- a CDS encoding S8 family serine peptidase — protein: MARSVGLKEMSKIIGADKLQAELAKVLGDPDAKPSLFARAKAWVGKLFGATVENPVLPWAVLDTWVAATHPYLKGRFTKNVDNNPDSETHGTHTASTVIGVDRWNYAGRNYNIFPGGSASESDILFKMNMAQEDGAIGTTHSWGDGSGNPDGAIEKLFIKGAESGIHHSVSAGNAGSRKNTVGGPAIAVYETDLVINGKVIGKVKRIKAIAASDADKKTASFSSRGPGSRITSTKPEYKNYPQKPDASGVGVNLIAAVPSGATVPELGGPGAAMSGTSMSNPGVFGAFLLLTRGILVLLKDGLPAGDAKQRTQLAMDLARYAMTRTAEKVAGPDEVGDGFINVWAAFELAGKILRDATKD